From a single Amphiprion ocellaris isolate individual 3 ecotype Okinawa chromosome 18, ASM2253959v1, whole genome shotgun sequence genomic region:
- the LOC111582283 gene encoding hydroxycarboxylic acid receptor 2-like produces the protein MLSESNFTSTLNLTTPVPGGGGCPPVGIQLEGLILPPVLAVDVVLGLLGNVVALWIFCFKLKAWNPNNLFLFSLVIVDFLALVSLPLRIDALLRGYWVFGDAICRINLFLMFSNRTASIALLTVVAVYRYFKVVHPHHRFNRMTRRQAAVVSLFVWLLVVAPRVPLLAFNHIKGSGDRTQCFFFTSYKEASRAIVVLVAMHRILTVLEFVVPLALLLFCSVRISRFLRQRQRGKPDKVRKAMRVCAAIVAVFMVCFLPTTVTTIGLWAVRSYRPWDCNAFYTFTQLNIVSLGLNFLNSALDPIVYVFSSSMFRKALLGALPHCLCCRRDDVDELQTASTSGTQLTNQQELKSMRSDQGSEVM, from the exons ATGCTCTCAGAGTCGAACTTTACCTCGACCTTGAACCTGACCACGCCGGTCCCAGGCGGCGGCGGCTGCCCTCCGGTCGGGATTCAGCTGGAAGGCCTGATCCTGCCGCCCGTCCTGGCCGTCGACGTGGTGCTGGGGCTGCTGGGAAACGTGGTGGCGCTGTGGATCTTCTGCTTCAAGCTGAAGGCCTGGAACCCCAACAACCTGTTCCTCTTTAGCCTGGTCATCGTGGACTTCCTGGCTCTGGTCAGTCTGCCGCTGAGGATCGACGCCTTGCTCAGAGGTTACTGGGTGTTCGGAGACGCAATCTGCCGCATCAACCTCTTCCTCATGTTCTCCAACCGCACGGCCAGCATCGCACTCCTGACTGTGGTGGCCGTTTACCGCTACTTTAAG GTCGTCCATCCTCACCACCGCTTCAACCGCATGACAAGGCGTCAGGCCGCCGTGGTGTCGCTGTTCGTCTGGCTGCTGGTCGTCGCTCCTCGGGTTCCTCTGCTCGCCTTCAACCACATCAAGGGCAGCGGCGACCGAACCCAgtgcttcttcttcacctcGTACAAAGAGGCGTCTCGTGCCATCGTGGTCCTGGTGGCAATGCACCGCATCCTGACGGTGCTGGAGTTCGTGGTTCCGCTGGcgctgctgctgttctgctcCGTCCGGATCTCCAGGTTTCTGAGGCAGCGGCAGAGGGGGAAACCCGACAAGGTGCGAAAGGCCATGCGGGTATGTGCTGCCATCGTGGCGGTGTTCATGGTGTGCTTCCTGCCCACCACGGTGACCACCATCGGGCTGTGGGCGGTGCGTTCGTACCGGCCGTGGGACTGCAACGCCTTCTACACCTTCACACAGCTCAACATCGTGTCTCTGGGCCTGAACTTCCTGAACTCAGCGCTAGACCCCATTGTCTACGTCTTCTCCAGCTCCATGTTCAGGAAGGCCCTGCTGGGGGCGCTGCCTCACTGCCTGTGCTGCCGGCGGGACGACGTGGACGAACTGCAGACGGCGTCAACATCTGGGACTCAGTTGACCAATCAGCAGGAGCTGAAGTCGATGAGGTCGGACCAAGGCAGCGAGGTCATGTGA